One Microbacterium marinum genomic window, CCGACGCGGAGATGTGGCACGACGACGCGCTCCCCACCGTCCACGACGGCCTCGGCTATCAGGCCACGGCCTTCGCCTCGTTCGTCGGTGAAGGGCTCGTCGAATCGCCGCTGCACCCTCACGACGAGGTCGTCTCGGTGCTCGCGACGATCGACGAGGTGCGCCGACAGATCGCCGCCGACTGACCGGGCGGGGTTAGCCTTGGTCGCCATGACCATTCAGCACACCGTCGTGTTCGCGCTGCACCACGCCGAGGCCTCCTCGGAGGAGAAGACGTTCCTGACGGACGCCCAACGGTCGCTGTCGGCGGTTCCCGGCGTGCAGCAGTTCCGCATCAACCGTCAGGTCAGCGACAAGAGCGACCTGCGCTGGCAGTTCACGATGCTCTTCGACGACCAGGCCGCCTACGACGCGTACAACGAGCACCCCGACCACGTCGCGTTCGTCGAGAGCCGCTGGCAGCACGAGGTGCGCGACTTCCAGGAATAC contains:
- a CDS encoding Dabb family protein yields the protein MTIQHTVVFALHHAEASSEEKTFLTDAQRSLSAVPGVQQFRINRQVSDKSDLRWQFTMLFDDQAAYDAYNEHPDHVAFVESRWQHEVRDFQEYDFVASD